From Micromonospora echinospora:
TGGGATCGCAGATGCGGCATGTACGCCAGAGGCGCCATCTGGACCTTCCCGGACGACCCCAGGGCGTTCAGCTTGGACTGCTTCTTGGTGTTCGGGTTCTCGACCAGGTTGCGGAAGTCCTCGGTCCCGCCCAGATTGACCTGGTAGGAACTGCTCAGAGTGAGGCCACGCTCCTCGATCAGCCGCAGCAGTGCGTGGTGCAGCACGGAGGTGCCGAACTGGCTGGCCAGATCGTCGCCGAGCAACGGCACACGGGCTTCCTCGAAACGTGCCAGTAGTGACGCCTGCCTGGCCACCGGGTCCGACGTGGTGTTCACGAACGCGACTCCCGCCATCAGCGCCGCCTCGGCGTAAGCCCGAGCCGTGTCCGGCCGGCCGCTCGGAGCGGAGTAGAGCAGCACCTCCGCCCCTTCCAGCGCGTGCGCCACCCGTTCGACTTCCGTCGAGTCCACCAGGCCACGCCGCACCGTCACGCCGGCGGGCGGCAGTTCGGTGTCGAGGCGCGGGAAGTTGTTGGGCGGCATGAATATCGCCTCGTGGAGATCCTTGCCCACCTTTCGGTCGGACATGGCGAAAGCGGCGACGACGTCGATGTCGCTGACGCCCAGTCCCGCGATCTCTGGCCGGTGGAGCCCGACCAGGCTGCCGGTGTTGCGGTAGAAGGCGATGCCCTGCACCAACGCCGACGTGTTGTTGCCTACACCGACGACCGCCAATCGAACACTGTCGATCATGGGACGAAGAGTACCCGGATCTGCCCACGCCAGGGGTCCCGGTCAACGGAACCGACGGCCACCAGCGCCGGGTATGACTTCTCGGTCAGCCGCCGGAACGCGGGCAGGCGGTGGTCAGCTCGCTGACCGTGCGGGTGTCGCCGTCGTAGCTGCGCGCCGCCACGAACGCACCCGCCGGCGGGTGCGCCCCGGCGACCGCCCGGGCGCGGCGCCGGTCCGCCGCGCCGAACCGCAGCGCGAGGCTCAGGTGCGGCACCCACCGGCCGGGCTGGTGCCACGAGTGCCCGCCGGACGCCTCGGCGAGCACGTCCCAGACCGCGCCGTGCAGCGCGACGAGCTGCGGTGTCGGCCGGACCAGCCACACCAGCGGCGCGCTGCCGTCGAGGACGGCCACCCGGCCCAGCCGCACCGGCAGCGGCAGCGCGGCGTCGCAGAGGTCGGCCAGGCGCTGCTCGGCGCCGGGCGGAAACTCCTCGACCGAGGCGAGCGTCAGGTGCGGCCGGTTCGTCGGGTGCGTGTTGCGGGCCAGGCTGGGCAGCCCGGCGGCGGCGAGCCGGTCCCAGGCAGCGCGCACCGCCGCTTCCAGCTCCGGTGAGCAGAGCAGTTCGACCGTCCGCACGTGATCAGGCTAGTCGCCGGCGCCCGGCCATGCCGTCCCGTACGTCAGAGCCAGCCGGCCTCACGCGCCCGCCGTACCGCTT
This genomic window contains:
- a CDS encoding inositol-3-phosphate synthase codes for the protein MIDSVRLAVVGVGNNTSALVQGIAFYRNTGSLVGLHRPEIAGLGVSDIDVVAAFAMSDRKVGKDLHEAIFMPPNNFPRLDTELPPAGVTVRRGLVDSTEVERVAHALEGAEVLLYSAPSGRPDTARAYAEAALMAGVAFVNTTSDPVARQASLLARFEEARVPLLGDDLASQFGTSVLHHALLRLIEERGLTLSSSYQVNLGGTEDFRNLVENPNTKKQSKLNALGSSGKVQMAPLAYMPHLRSHKIAHLNIEAQGWAETAVSVEVRLQVHDPSGAAGVNIDLIRLAAVALRSGHGGYPAEAASFLKSPPGTAI
- a CDS encoding 2'-5' RNA ligase family protein; this encodes MRTVELLCSPELEAAVRAAWDRLAAAGLPSLARNTHPTNRPHLTLASVEEFPPGAEQRLADLCDAALPLPVRLGRVAVLDGSAPLVWLVRPTPQLVALHGAVWDVLAEASGGHSWHQPGRWVPHLSLALRFGAADRRRARAVAGAHPPAGAFVAARSYDGDTRTVSELTTACPRSGG